From Hemitrygon akajei unplaced genomic scaffold, sHemAka1.3 Scf000250, whole genome shotgun sequence, one genomic window encodes:
- the LOC140724489 gene encoding uncharacterized protein, whose product MAHQRVHTRGQPFTCTVCGKGFTQSSTLLEHQRVHTGERSFTCSVCGKGFTRLANLQNHQRVHTGEKPFTCSVCGKRFTQSSTLQIHQRVHTEEKPFTCSVCGKGFTRSSNLLVHQRVHTGERPFTCSDCGKRFTQSSNLLSHQRVHSEEMPFTCSECGKGFTQSSNLLVHQRVPTGERPFTCSVCGKGFTQSSNLLVHQRVHTGEKPFTCSECGKGFRLSSHLQSHQRVHTGEKPFTCSECGKGFTQSSSLLVHQRVHTGERPFTCSDCGKGFTQSSNLLVHQQVHTGEKPFTCSVCGKGFILSSHLQRHQRVHTGERPFTCSVCGKGFTQSFNLQNHQRVHTGERPFTCLDCGIGFTQSSQLLAHQSVHSGDWPLL is encoded by the coding sequence atggcacaccaacgtgttcacaccagggggcagccattcacctgcacagtctgcgggaagggattcactcagtcatccaccctactggaacatcagcgagttcacactggggagaggtcgttcacctgctcagtctgtgggaaaggattcactcggttagctaacctacagaatcaccagcgagttcacactggggagaagccattcacctgctcagtctgtgggaagagattcactcagtcatccaccctacagattcatcagcgagttcacactgaggagaagccgttcacctgctcagtctgtgggaagggattcacccggtcatccaacctactagtacatcagcgagttcacactggggagaggccattcacctgctcagactgtgggaagagattcactcagtcatccaacctactgagtcatcagcgagttcacagtgaggagatgccgttcacctgctcagaatgtgggaagggattcactcagtcatccaacctactggtacatcagcgagttcccactggggagaggccattcacctgctcagtctgtgggaagggcttcactcagtcatccaacctactggtacatcagcgagttcacactggggagaagccattcacatgctcagaatgtgggaagggattcagactgtcatcccacctacagagtcatcagcgagttcacactggggagaagccgttcacctgctcagaatgtgggaagggattcactcagtcatccagcctactggtacatcagcgagttcacactggggagaggccattcacctgctcagactgtgggaagggcttcactcagtcatccaacctactggtacatcagcaagttcacactggggagaagccattcacctgctcagtctgtgggaagggattcatactgtcatcccacctacagagacaccagcgagttcacactggggagaggccattcacctgctcagtctgtgggaagggatttactcagtcattcaacctacagaatcatcagcgagttcacactggggagaggccgttcacctgcttagactgtgggataggattcactcagtcatcacaactactggcacaccagtcagttcacagtggggactggccgttgttatga